Proteins from a genomic interval of Pirellulales bacterium:
- a CDS encoding M20/M25/M40 family metallo-hydrolase: protein MSAPTRFQFIATLRTLAAAAACSSLAVALFPTIAPAAEANAIEAALHSITAEELQQCVNILADDSFEGRETGSRGGRAACAYLGGELQKRHLQGAGVDGGLYQDFGAGSRNILARLAGSDPKLKDQYVIVSAHYDHVGYGKPSNSFGPIGYIHKGADDNASGVAGLIAIIDAFNKLPEHPKRSLLFAFWDGEEQGLLGSKFWLKNPTVALDHVAVLLNMDMIGRLRKEKVEVYGTRTGYGLRRLVSQENEGSDLLLDFHWEIRADSDHFPFFEKHLPVLMLHTGLHSDYHRPSDTADKINSAGMREVAQLAFRTALDLAEADSVAAFRDRSREETAATQTELERPLPALPGRLGVRWDDAAEKERGLRVALVVPDSPAAKAGLQAGDRIIEFAGHDVADGAEFRSLVLGAASPAAIVVKRAGSEKPLEMSAHLIGDPVRIGITWSSDDAEPRSVVVLRVVPDSPADHAGIKVDDRIYQVGNKDFNSTNEFDQLLTNETSPMELAVESRGQIRRVKLQRN from the coding sequence TTGTCGGCGCCAACGCGATTCCAGTTCATTGCAACCCTAAGGACGCTGGCTGCCGCGGCCGCGTGTTCATCGCTGGCCGTTGCGCTATTTCCCACAATCGCACCGGCGGCTGAGGCGAATGCCATCGAAGCGGCCCTGCACTCGATCACCGCCGAGGAATTGCAGCAGTGCGTCAACATTCTGGCCGACGACTCGTTCGAGGGACGCGAGACGGGGAGCCGCGGCGGTCGGGCGGCATGCGCCTATCTCGGCGGCGAATTGCAGAAACGCCATTTGCAAGGCGCCGGCGTCGATGGCGGGCTGTATCAGGATTTTGGCGCCGGCAGCCGCAACATCCTCGCCCGCCTGGCCGGCAGCGATCCAAAGCTCAAGGACCAATACGTGATCGTCTCGGCTCATTACGATCATGTCGGCTATGGCAAGCCAAGTAACAGCTTCGGTCCGATCGGCTACATCCATAAAGGGGCCGACGACAATGCCAGCGGCGTCGCCGGGCTGATCGCGATCATCGATGCCTTCAACAAATTGCCGGAGCATCCGAAGCGGTCTCTGTTGTTCGCGTTTTGGGACGGCGAGGAGCAAGGCCTGCTCGGCTCGAAGTTTTGGCTCAAGAATCCCACCGTAGCGCTCGATCATGTCGCAGTTTTGCTGAACATGGACATGATCGGCCGGCTCCGGAAAGAAAAAGTCGAGGTCTACGGCACGCGGACCGGTTACGGCCTGCGGCGCCTCGTCAGCCAGGAGAATGAGGGGAGCGATCTGCTGCTGGACTTCCACTGGGAGATTCGGGCGGACAGCGATCATTTTCCATTTTTCGAGAAACATCTGCCGGTGTTGATGCTGCACACCGGGCTGCACAGCGATTATCACCGGCCCAGCGACACGGCCGACAAGATCAATTCGGCAGGAATGCGCGAGGTGGCTCAATTGGCCTTCCGCACGGCGCTCGATTTGGCCGAGGCCGATTCCGTCGCGGCGTTCCGCGATCGCTCGCGAGAGGAAACGGCAGCAACGCAAACGGAACTCGAACGCCCGCTGCCGGCGTTGCCGGGGCGGCTCGGAGTGCGTTGGGATGACGCCGCCGAAAAGGAACGGGGGCTGCGGGTGGCGCTCGTCGTGCCCGATTCCCCGGCGGCCAAGGCGGGGCTACAGGCCGGCGACCGGATCATTGAGTTCGCGGGGCATGACGTGGCCGATGGCGCGGAATTCCGCTCTCTCGTCTTAGGCGCGGCGAGCCCCGCCGCGATCGTAGTCAAGCGAGCCGGCAGCGAAAAGCCGCTGGAGATGAGCGCCCATTTGATCGGCGACCCGGTTCGAATCGGCATCACCTGGTCCAGTGACGACGCCGAGCCGCGGAGCGTGGTCGTACTCCGCGTTGTGCCTGATTCGCCGGCCGATCACGCGGGGATCAAGGTCGACGACCGCATCTACCAGGTCGGCAACAAGGATTTCAATTCAACTAACGAGTTTGATCAGCTTTTGACGAATGAGACCAGTCCCATGGAACTGGCCGTGGAAAGTCGCGGGCAGATTCGGCGCGTCAAGCTCCAGCGGAATTGA